In the genome of Oryzias melastigma strain HK-1 linkage group LG4, ASM292280v2, whole genome shotgun sequence, the window aagtgaTGGTAActtcaagaagaaggaacatgagaaactggagaaataccagggactcagagaggaactggagaaaccTTGGAAGGAGAAAGTGACAGTGGTACCCGTGGTAATGggagcactcggggctgtaacctccaaactggaggaatagctacagcagatccctggaaagacatcagacatctcagtccagaaaagcgcAGTGCTAGGAATATCTAAGGTACTGTGCAGGACCCTAaagctcccaggcctctggtagaggacccgagCTTGGAGGAGAAACCAGAAACCACCCGCGGAGTGTGagctggagttttttttttttgtttttttaatagacacacacacattttcttttctctggtTACAGTTAAGCTTCGATTCTGAAtaacagagaaaatattttggCCTAAATGAAGCAATGTCACTCTGCAAGGTTTTGACAGCTCCAAAACTCACATTACATTCTGCAAGCAGTCAGACGGATCATGATCTCTTTCACTTTCCACTAAATGCACCTATAAAAGATGTGGAAACTGAGGAACTGCCTCACAGAGAAGAAGAGTTGTGAGCGGAAACAAGCGTTCATATCGGCAAAAGACAGGAAGAACATGAGGTAGGGTAAGCAAGGTTCCCGCTGAGTTTTTACAGGTCGTTAAAAACCTTTAATTAGAAAATTTGGGAATAAGGccttaaaatgtgttaaaaggtttaaatttcGATATCTCGGTCTTAAAAATTGTGCAGCTTGAAACTTTTACAGTTTTCCTTTTCTGGtctaaagttttaatttttttaaccatgatcGTGTAAGTAAAGCATGTTTATCAACACCAGACTTCTTAAGACAAAGAAGAGAAAGCACAAAGTACAAGAAGGTGAGAAGCTAGTTTTGATCAGGGCTAGGAAAGAGCTAGTACAGTCCAGCACTGCGTACGGCTATAAGATCTGGTGGAGGTACGCACAGCTGTGTGTCTggtatttgctgctttaactcTCAAACAAAAGCAGCTACAGGCTGATGCCTACAAATCTGTGAACCAGACAGCATTTAATCTCATCATTTTATCGTCTctgtggttttaatgttttatcatCGCTATGAAATTGGATTTATGTCCCTCTCTCCTCTAACATTAACCACTAATTCTGTAGCTTCCCTATGAAGAAATCACTGAGCATGCACGTTGTATGGGgtacatttgatttattctctGGGGAAGATCATTCACAGTCAAGTAGGCTTATTTCAATGCAAGTTAGAAGTTCGTTAGTTTGTAACGAGACAAAAAAacgaacacaaaaaaaccccaatacATGATTCACACAGTTTCAGATCACAATTGTGATTTAAAGTTCTATATAACCAAATGCAATGTTAGAAGTGAAACTTGGTAAATGAATTTTCATTAGTAAAAGTCTTTGAAATTTGAACTGTATTGACTCAGTTAATCCGTTACAGACAAGAATTTCACTTTTCTTCGTCCTTGGGGCTGGAAATTAGGCAGAGAAATGGGTCATAATTTTTCATATACAAGGCCTTAAAAAAGGTCTTTAAAAAGTCCTTAATTTAACTCAAAGAAGCATGCAGGAACCCTGCTAagtgactgactgactgactgactgactgactgactggctGGCTGAGTGGTAGATCCTGTCTGCCTTCTTTCCCTGAGGCAGGTATATAAAAGGCACAGAGGAGATGTGTGAGTTTAAAGGCCttgtgcggtgaaaatcgtgatttttctttaactgcaataaaacattagtatttgtgtcacaaatgaacccccgtataattattttgtcacccgcggccccgtgcactctctacaagcgttcaaagatagcgcggtcgctcagattttctgcagccaccgataagtaggtcataggtcgtgtgacgtcagtacaggaacatacagctagatccgctagtgttgtgatgactttctgggcatggaattacttaacataatagaatttggactgccgtggatttggggattcgaacgggataatggtgaataggagtgtggtatttgggtgcagtaatgtgccgaagaagggggtctcccttcatgaatttcccgtttcaataaaggagaggggcgctccccggtcagggggaggctttgagccctccccggccctccggaggaggaacgcagGGGGTGAAtgggcacctggcgggcgcgcgccAGACGGCCAGTGTGAGGccgccgcgctgaggggggtttgcggttccgaggccccgggctgggcatggggggcgccgtggCAGCCGAGCCCGCACTAAGGGTTTTAACTCCCTTCCGGGACCGTGAGGCCGGCGGGGACGGCCTCTGTgcggggcgcaggaggaccccgccggccATCTGGAAAGAGGACTCGCGCGGGGGTTGGTTGCACGcggcgagggaggccgagagggcggcgggggagcgagcaaaggacgctccgcggtagcagcggcgcctttccttttccggtaatgatccttccgcaggtttatctacggaaaccttgttacgacGTTTACTGCCTCtagatagtcaagtttgatcatCTTCTCGGCGCTCCGCCAGGGCCGACCCCGGCGGGGCTGATCCAAGGACCTCACTAAACCATCCAATCGGTAGTAGCGATGGGCGGTgtgtaaaatacaaacatgacaAATCCTGCAGCCTCCTTTTGCCTTCCGCTTGCTccccgccatcgctgtatgagctttcaccatcgtcatccgaagcccctgtatcctcagataagtaaacctccggttcaaactggtagggttgtacaccctccgaaccctgtctCGTTAAAtttccgtgtttgatgaaggctcatcaccttcatccaaagaaatatccgctaaatcgtggtctacgtcgcttcccAAACCGtacgccattgttgtttacactctgggatccctgaagtgacgtcacgcgcagcccccgctcATCaacacctatcgcccaaatttgaaGCTATACACGACCataaaaagatcaataaaatcgcgctggatcattttaagttaatatttttatcggatttgttttccaagttccattgactttctaaataaaaaaaaaattatagccaCTGCAGGAGGCCTTTAACAAGGACCTCAACTGAAAATGACAACCtttgaaaatgttaacaaaGGAAAATCAACCTTTTGCCAACATAATCACTGATCACCATTCTCTCAACGTTACCAAACTATTTCAAGCTGCTTTCCTGCATTTATCTCAAAAACACCTGCCATGAgttgttcctctgatggattaattcctgatcctatccatcctcatcattcccaaagagaacctcaacatcttcatctctgttgTCTCCACCTCCTGTCTTTTTCTCAGAGTCTCTAAACCAACATGTTTCCTGTCCCCATAGCAGTAGGTTGGAATGGTGGATGAAGGTTTAAGGTGTGATATGTGACAAAGGCGTGTAAGAGGGAAAGCAATGACAGGTGTACAATGTTATAGTGTAGGGAGCGGACAAAAGACAAAACGTACTCAAAGtacttgtttctgtttctgtgaagGTTTCTGAACAGTTCTCTTTGTCTCGCTGTCTCTTCTTTTCCAGCAGTTCTTCTCAGACTCCGTCCGAAATAGAAGCCCTGGAGTGTCACTTCACCTGGATCAGGGAGATCACTAGATCTGAGCTGCTAGACATGAGGGACAAGCTTGAGGACATTGGGACAGATGAGGGAAATTTCTGGTTGGGTTCTATTTACAACATGTGGGGGTTTGTCCTCTACAAGCTGAACTTTAGAGACGAAGCCCTTCAGTCCCTCAACAAGGCCACAGAAACCTTAAAGCGGCTGAGGGAGGAAGATGAAGGTCCCTGGTTGGTGGTGAACTATGGGAATCTGGCCTGGCTGCACCATCATCTTGGAGAAGAGGCAACAAGTCAGGACTACTTGTCAAAGGTTGGAGCTCTCAAAAGTAAATTCCCATCTCTATCCCAGGACGAGCTCCATCCAGAGATCTACGCCGAGAAAGCCTGGACTCTGATGAAGTTTGATAAAGAGAAGCAGCTGGCTGCAGATTACTTTCAGAGAGCCTTCAACATGCAGCCAGACATGGTGCAGTGGAAGTCCAGCCGTGTCATTGCTCTGGCCAGTGCTGCTAAGCACTGGTACACAGACCTGAGTGATGACCTCTTGCAGGAAATTAGAACAGCCCGAGAGCAGGATCCAGAGAATCTGTACTTGGCTGCTGTGGAGctcaaagaaagaaacagaaaaggagAATCAGTGGGAGATGAGGCGGAGACGCTGGGCCAGAAGATCCTCCTGCAGCCTGTCAGCAGCTACAGTGGTCTGAAGCCTCTCCTGAGACTGCACAGGCAGCAGAAAACGCTGGATGAGGCCATCGTTCTGACAGAGGAGGCCTTGCAGCGACATCCCAATGAGTGCTACCTGAAGAGATGTGCCGCACTCTGCTACAAATGGAAACTGTTCAGCTTAGGAGGTGTTCAGGCAGACCAACGTACAATTAAGAGAGCTATTCAGCTGCATAAGGAGGTGATCAATCTCTACCCAGACACATCATTTGCCAAAAAGGTTGACCTGGCAGATGTTCAGGCTAAGTCAACTCAGGGCTGTACCAAAGCAGAGCAGATGTACAAAGGCctgctgaaaacagaaaacctgGATCCCGCAAACCAACAGCTGCTCTACTCCAGCTATGCCAGATACCTCTACTTTGATTGTCATGACAGTAACAAGTCCATTCGGTACCACATGATGTCAGCAGAGATTCAGCCAAGGGATTtatatgggaaaaaaagcattgaaaAGCTCAAGAAAATACTTGACAATGGAACAAACCAGATGTGCAGAGAAATCAGGGAGTTTCTGGAGCAACTGCCATAATGATTCTAATTGAGGTTTTACCTGCATAGGCTTCATATCTAAACCTCTGAATATGcattaacttttcttttatgtgGGCAAATAGActtattttcattcttttaacaGCTGCTGGTTGAGACGTAGCAAtgtatttctttgaaaatgtgtaaaacaggaaattaaaGCTGATTCTAAGTGAAATTCTTTTTAACTTGATTGAAGTTCTGCATTACTTTTCCTTATcattgttgttcacctttcccCACATcaaaacagcacccactgtttcgcatcagtgatttggcagagataTTTACACCAGATGCCCTGCCTGTATTAAAAGGGCACAGGGAtccagttaggcagcagtgtCAAGGATCtagtctaaggacccaatctggatggagatcagtggacaccccgggGATTAaaccagggctcctgcgtgccagccctacACTTAGCCCATCCAGACGCTACTTTTCCTTAATAGATGATTGTGTAATGAAATGTTGTTGTTGAATAATTCTTTAACTCACATGAATGAATCATTAAACATTTAACCAACAAAACTTTATTCTGATCTTTTCTTTAACCTCCATACAGGCAGTTTCtgggtttgattttttttttctgaaaagctaccaaaaaataaataaataaataactcagaccatcttttgatctgttgttaaGTGTTTCATTGTTCATTTAACCATGATattgcagtttttaaccaagttataaaaaaaaaaaagctattatctaggatatagtttctttagagcggcagcagtttattagaaattctaCTGAGTTGTGGGTGGCACTGTTGGTGTAAGCCCACCCCTACTAgccatcattcatctgtttacactctttcctgaTAGCCTCACAatcccaaactaacattaccaaTGCAGCAAAAGCAATATTGGTGCTATTCAGCCTTACAGTTTGGAGCTATTTCCCGGCccaaacaaggaaaacaaagatgtacatggatctgtttgaaTGAAAGTGGATAGATCAGAATAGAACGAAGCAGGGAGCCTGTGGCCTGCTTTTGTAGcttttgcatatatatatatatatatataaatacaggGAGTGCAGAATTATTAGGCAAACGAGTATTTTGACCACATCATCCACTTTATGGATGTTATCTTACTCCAAGCTGTATAGGCTTGAAAGCCTACTACCAATTAAGCATATTAGGTGATGTGCATCTCTGTAATGAGAAGGGGTGTGGTCTAATGACATCAACATCCTATATCAGGTGTGCATAATTATTAGGCAACTTCCTTTCCTTTGGCAAAATGGGTCAAAAGAAGGACTTGACAGGCTCCGAAAAGTCAAAAATAGTGAGATATCTTGCAGAGGGATGCAGCACTCTTAAAATTGCCAAGCTTCTGAAACGTGATCGTCGAACAATCAAGCGTTTCATTCAAAATAGTCAACAGGGTCGCAAGAAGCGTGTGGAAAAACCAAGGCGCAAAATAACTGCCCATGAACTGAGAAAAGTCAAGCGTGCAGCTGCCAAGATGCCACTTGCCACCAGTTTTGCCAGATATTTCAGAGCTGCAACATCACTGGAGTTCCCAAAAGCACAAGGTGTGCAATACTCAGAGACATGGCCAAGGTAAGAAAGGCTGAAAAACGACCACTACTGAACAAG includes:
- the LOC112150579 gene encoding interferon-induced protein with tetratricopeptide repeats 2-like, whose amino-acid sequence is MWKLRNCLTEKKSCERKQAFISAKDRKNMSSSSQTPSEIEALECHFTWIREITRSELLDMRDKLEDIGTDEGNFWLGSIYNMWGFVLYKLNFRDEALQSLNKATETLKRLREEDEGPWLVVNYGNLAWLHHHLGEEATSQDYLSKVGALKSKFPSLSQDELHPEIYAEKAWTLMKFDKEKQLAADYFQRAFNMQPDMVQWKSSRVIALASAAKHWYTDLSDDLLQEIRTAREQDPENLYLAAVELKERNRKGESVGDEAETLGQKILLQPVSSYSGLKPLLRLHRQQKTLDEAIVLTEEALQRHPNECYLKRCAALCYKWKLFSLGGVQADQRTIKRAIQLHKEVINLYPDTSFAKKVDLADVQAKSTQGCTKAEQMYKGLLKTENLDPANQQLLYSSYARYLYFDCHDSNKSIRYHMMSAEIQPRDLYGKKSIEKLKKILDNGTNQMCREIREFLEQLP